One Qiania dongpingensis genomic window carries:
- a CDS encoding 5'-nucleotidase C-terminal domain-containing protein encodes MRYRKFISLLLSATLCAGMLGGCGMQDTEQKLPVGAAENEIIAYQPVDDGKMLITVRAEYNGMPENLEEIIEAQFPEVDVVLRLHACPEKGDEVSASLDHQDFEDVVFSWGISAIEDDRLAENFVDLSSKGFVSNYFTTALNSCEYNGHLYYLPGPGKIQGIVYDKTLFDEHGWKVPTSLDEYLALCRTIKEETDLLPADFTFKWPSGLTSLINAWAYGDVLAGDANYQWLQKYAAGEETMAGHMEPMFELFQKLLDAGAISADTFEREPWDRSVALYSEYTTAMTAETQMAPIYAQQLESTHEYAMMPYWGGNGPDSDYLAVENSYHIAVNKKLEDEGNEKKYDKVMEIMAWLSSVDGQLAMIGDMGMVVSNVKDVPMVSNDFTKNVEATIEKGHLVPNTHYVSIADSKEFYKTFHQGFWNIAKGIQTPEDVMRDCDAKVKELLNGAAEETSETVYGTATKDFSRLETGLYLADALRRATDTDLSIILVGKASCGTVSRIYEGEITDTVLNTVGLNTFSGEDPDFNKFAVTTMTGDQIVKILQSSFEDDPKLQSTFTCFVTSGLKVEYAPWAGTGEHLVKVTNADDSEFDLDKTYSVSYCNGSFTMQGSSSTEVTNSIIPGLEPEKIYQESIVELLGPVVQADKEIAPFTDGRLVLNWDIVGQTK; translated from the coding sequence ATGAGGTACAGAAAATTCATTTCGCTGCTGCTGTCGGCCACGCTGTGCGCCGGTATGTTAGGCGGCTGCGGAATGCAAGATACAGAGCAAAAATTACCCGTGGGCGCGGCGGAAAATGAGATCATCGCCTATCAACCCGTTGACGACGGCAAAATGCTGATCACCGTCCGTGCCGAGTACAATGGGATGCCGGAAAATCTGGAGGAGATCATTGAAGCACAATTCCCGGAAGTGGATGTGGTACTGCGGCTCCATGCCTGCCCCGAGAAAGGTGACGAGGTTTCTGCGAGCCTGGATCATCAGGACTTTGAAGATGTTGTATTCTCCTGGGGTATTTCCGCAATAGAGGATGACCGGCTGGCCGAAAATTTCGTGGACCTGTCTTCCAAGGGCTTTGTCAGCAATTATTTCACCACTGCCTTAAATAGCTGTGAATACAACGGTCATTTATATTATCTGCCCGGCCCCGGCAAAATTCAGGGGATCGTCTATGACAAAACGCTGTTTGATGAACACGGTTGGAAGGTTCCAACCAGTTTGGATGAGTATCTGGCGCTCTGCCGGACAATCAAAGAGGAAACCGATTTGCTGCCGGCAGACTTCACTTTTAAGTGGCCAAGCGGATTGACGTCCCTCATTAACGCCTGGGCATATGGAGATGTTCTGGCCGGTGACGCCAATTACCAGTGGCTGCAAAAATATGCCGCAGGTGAAGAAACCATGGCGGGTCACATGGAGCCCATGTTCGAGCTCTTCCAAAAACTGCTGGATGCCGGAGCCATCTCCGCCGATACCTTTGAACGTGAACCATGGGACCGCAGCGTGGCCCTGTACTCCGAGTACACTACGGCGATGACCGCCGAGACCCAGATGGCCCCGATCTATGCCCAACAGCTGGAGTCCACCCACGAGTATGCCATGATGCCCTACTGGGGCGGCAATGGACCGGACTCGGATTATTTGGCTGTGGAAAACAGCTATCACATCGCGGTGAATAAGAAGCTGGAAGATGAGGGCAATGAAAAGAAATATGACAAGGTCATGGAGATCATGGCCTGGCTCAGTTCGGTAGACGGGCAGCTGGCCATGATTGGCGATATGGGTATGGTGGTCAGTAACGTGAAGGATGTACCCATGGTCAGCAATGACTTTACCAAAAATGTGGAGGCAACCATAGAAAAGGGGCATTTGGTTCCGAATACTCATTACGTCAGCATCGCTGATTCCAAGGAGTTTTACAAAACATTTCATCAGGGCTTCTGGAATATCGCCAAGGGTATCCAGACGCCGGAGGATGTGATGCGCGACTGCGACGCCAAGGTAAAGGAACTGCTCAACGGCGCGGCGGAAGAAACGTCGGAAACTGTATATGGCACCGCCACGAAGGATTTCTCACGGCTGGAGACCGGATTATATCTTGCCGATGCCCTGCGCCGGGCGACAGATACCGACCTGAGCATCATCTTAGTGGGCAAGGCCAGCTGCGGCACTGTGTCCCGGATCTATGAGGGCGAAATTACAGATACGGTGCTGAATACCGTTGGTCTGAATACCTTTAGCGGAGAGGACCCGGATTTTAACAAATTCGCGGTGACCACCATGACCGGAGACCAGATCGTGAAAATCCTGCAGAGTTCCTTTGAAGACGACCCCAAATTACAGAGTACGTTTACCTGCTTTGTGACCTCCGGATTGAAGGTGGAGTACGCTCCCTGGGCAGGTACGGGAGAGCATTTGGTGAAGGTGACCAACGCCGACGACAGTGAATTTGATCTGGACAAGACCTATTCCGTCAGCTACTGCAACGGCTCCTTTACCATGCAGGGAAGCTCCAGCACGGAAGTCACAAATTCCATCATCCCCGGCCTGGAACCGGAGAAAATCTACCAGGAATCCATTGTGGAACTGCTGGGCCCAGTGGTACAGGCGGATAAAGAAATTGCGCCCTTTACCGACGGACGCCTGGTGCTGAACTGGGATATTGTCGGGCAAACAAAATAG
- a CDS encoding GntR family transcriptional regulator, whose product MEREKYNLIYDYYKCHILFGQLQEGDLLPTIEQIGNTYQVAPQTVRNALKKLQRDGLIFVSPGRHTEVIYKTTPSEALQYTQSYYLARKDEIDVVYHIASLLLTPFFYAGCQKLTDDDLMQILSVCREKGSNIVSISMFCCEIMLRAVHNQLINTLFSDVVSFFQFPCMTSFSEESSAEYKEYYNLTVSSCEALDRTGLFQAFSGFQALTQATLLAFIAEAAKTTPKPEQISFHWQTYRDRPQHCHTLAARMIYGIISGKYWEGEMLPSYENLALELSVSISTVRRTVSLLRDMGLIHSMNGVGNRIEFSPPDFEKLQRPTIQKNIAMARESAEILLVVVKNMVEREFSKLTNEHIQEMKQILSEKKNCCVLEAAILLIDYSMVLYPLSSFFETFGKLSGFLLLSYPFLLNQWREEGSGKISGTIEVLERALDEKNIGLFSEGMSDLLQSVLTQIKQTEKLLSSAECK is encoded by the coding sequence GTGGAGCGAGAAAAATATAATTTGATTTATGATTATTACAAATGTCACATTCTATTTGGGCAGCTCCAAGAGGGAGACTTGTTGCCAACGATTGAACAAATCGGCAACACATATCAGGTAGCGCCGCAAACAGTACGAAACGCATTAAAAAAGCTGCAGCGGGACGGCTTGATTTTTGTTTCACCGGGAAGGCATACCGAAGTAATCTATAAGACCACGCCAAGTGAGGCTCTCCAGTACACACAAAGTTATTATCTCGCCCGCAAAGATGAAATTGATGTGGTTTACCATATCGCATCGCTCCTTTTAACGCCTTTTTTTTATGCTGGCTGTCAAAAGCTCACTGACGATGATCTGATGCAGATCTTGAGCGTTTGCAGGGAAAAAGGTTCTAACATCGTATCTATTTCTATGTTTTGCTGCGAGATCATGCTGCGCGCTGTCCATAATCAGCTGATCAATACTTTGTTTTCTGATGTGGTTTCTTTTTTCCAGTTTCCCTGCATGACATCCTTTAGCGAAGAGAGCAGCGCGGAATATAAGGAATACTACAATTTGACGGTATCGAGCTGTGAGGCTCTTGACCGGACCGGCTTATTTCAAGCGTTTTCGGGATTTCAGGCTCTTACACAGGCCACGCTGCTGGCATTTATTGCGGAAGCTGCCAAAACAACCCCTAAGCCGGAGCAGATTTCCTTTCATTGGCAGACATACCGCGACAGGCCTCAGCACTGCCACACCCTGGCCGCAAGGATGATTTATGGGATTATCAGCGGAAAGTATTGGGAGGGAGAAATGCTCCCGTCCTATGAAAATCTTGCGTTGGAGCTTTCTGTTTCCATAAGTACCGTCAGGCGCACGGTGAGTTTGCTGCGCGACATGGGACTGATTCACTCCATGAACGGCGTCGGAAATCGAATCGAATTTAGCCCTCCTGATTTTGAAAAGCTGCAGCGGCCCACCATACAAAAGAACATTGCAATGGCGCGGGAAAGCGCCGAAATCCTTTTGGTTGTCGTCAAAAATATGGTCGAAAGGGAATTTTCAAAGCTTACCAACGAGCATATTCAAGAGATGAAACAGATCCTGTCGGAGAAGAAAAACTGCTGTGTTCTGGAAGCAGCCATACTGCTGATAGATTACTCGATGGTCCTTTATCCATTATCTTCTTTTTTTGAAACATTTGGTAAACTGTCGGGCTTCCTGCTCCTTTCATATCCCTTTTTACTGAATCAATGGAGGGAAGAGGGAAGCGGCAAAATATCCGGCACGATTGAAGTGCTGGAACGTGCTTTGGATGAAAAAAATATCGGCCTGTTTTCAGAGGGAATGTCAGATTTGCTCCAATCTGTGCTGACACAGATCAAGCAAACGGAAAAACTTCTTTCCTCTGCAGAGTGTAAGTAG
- a CDS encoding diguanylate cyclase domain-containing protein — MDRNILLIVDDVELNRMLLRNVFEGEYTILESENGEQALFLMKQYQDSIAAILLDIVMPVKDGYEVLESMKQAQLTDKLPVIVVTSRDSSDDEVRAFDLGAVDIVAKPFEPHVVSRRVHNAVELSRHREHLEQTVEEQAASLQKSTNILVDALSSVIEHRSVESGQHVLRIRTFTKVLLEDVMRSYPEYGLNEQEIAMISSAAALHDVGKIAIPDIILNKPGKLTEEEFEIMKTHAEKGGEILSVLNPIHDKKYLQYAYNICMYHHERWDGSGYPEGLKGENIPICAQAVGVADVYDALTTQRVYKGAYTPETAFSMILNGECGQFSPKLLESFKHVFPTFIQLTYQYADGASPKATFSKEKPAEKKTVVNPTTLELGQLKYFAMLRYEGATVIEADVDTGVYHITYKQNSDFDMLSTDGSFFDVYNEFILHCTHPDDQVGFDAKTYFYDFIASGSLAKTRRYRILRGASGDFAWYKATSLRITADNPAIHKIMIIWKEAPEEPRDTPEQNIARLPNEANALVAAMQCAYDQYGTIMNINDGFMALLGYSRAELISHFQNHYIELVCAEDRAAMLKNVHRQLSRKNVFETEYRVQTKGGRILWVLDKSQLLTKPDGTEYINTILTDITKTKQEQEELRLSMERHQIIMEQSNDIIFEWDIRKNKIFYSANWEKKYGYTPISEEIDLYIANSSHIHPVDVPAFLNLMHSVSSGAPYGEAELRIANADGQYIWNRLRATTQFDQSGKPVKAVGVILDIGAEKQRVQDLIDKSERDPLTHLFNREATERRIQHIFEKAEPDCKSAMMIIDLDNFKMVNDTFGHLFGNVVLAEVAAQMRLMFRPGDILSRIGGDEFLVYMNDISSKNGPCIRAGQLIEGIRGVLREKLGSFILSCSIGLAYFPEDARDFQNLFHCCDQALYQAKAQGKNRYALYDKAIMEQWGDSPGHPRMIATTRIESNETYEQDTVETIQQVFRVLYGAMDMEQAIQSVLSLLGQKYQVNRAYLVESVEKGSQEKAIYEWCADGTVPLKEKFPHLPYYDVQATNHLLDASGIFNCPDADMLPERELELLRARSAEAVLGCAFFDGTEFTGFIGFDSGRKRRWTQGQISVLSFLSEWLSAFLIKKRAQDSLANLSQNLCSLLDAQSSWIYVVDPDTYTLKYLNAQAQRLLPGAEVGTPCYEALFGRGTPCERCPMKEKLTCPERAEQMELYNSRLKIWNLAEASTIKWDGADACMIACQNITRYKA, encoded by the coding sequence ATGGACAGAAACATACTTTTAATTGTAGATGACGTGGAGCTTAACCGGATGCTCCTTCGGAATGTCTTTGAGGGAGAATATACTATTCTGGAATCTGAAAACGGCGAGCAAGCGCTTTTCCTGATGAAGCAATATCAGGATTCCATTGCCGCAATTTTACTGGACATCGTCATGCCCGTAAAAGACGGTTATGAAGTGTTGGAGAGCATGAAGCAGGCGCAGCTGACGGACAAGCTCCCTGTGATCGTGGTCACCAGCCGGGATTCTTCGGATGATGAAGTGCGGGCTTTTGATTTGGGCGCTGTGGATATTGTGGCCAAGCCCTTTGAGCCCCATGTGGTCAGCCGCCGGGTACATAACGCCGTGGAACTGAGCCGGCACCGGGAGCATCTGGAACAAACGGTGGAGGAACAGGCGGCCAGCCTGCAAAAATCCACAAACATATTGGTGGATGCACTTTCCTCCGTGATTGAGCACAGAAGTGTGGAGTCTGGGCAGCACGTCCTCCGCATCCGGACGTTTACCAAGGTGCTGCTGGAGGATGTTATGCGCAGCTATCCGGAGTACGGCCTGAACGAACAGGAAATCGCCATGATCTCCAGCGCGGCGGCACTCCATGATGTGGGGAAGATTGCTATTCCGGATATTATTTTGAATAAGCCGGGGAAACTCACCGAAGAAGAATTTGAAATAATGAAGACCCATGCGGAAAAGGGTGGAGAGATTCTGTCGGTCCTCAATCCCATCCACGATAAAAAGTATCTGCAGTATGCCTACAATATCTGTATGTACCACCACGAGCGATGGGATGGCAGCGGTTATCCGGAGGGGCTCAAAGGGGAAAACATCCCTATCTGCGCCCAGGCGGTCGGCGTGGCGGATGTCTATGATGCGCTGACTACACAGCGGGTGTATAAGGGTGCATATACACCGGAGACAGCATTCAGTATGATTTTAAATGGTGAGTGCGGGCAATTTTCCCCCAAACTGCTTGAGTCTTTCAAACATGTTTTTCCGACTTTCATTCAATTGACCTATCAGTATGCGGATGGCGCTTCTCCCAAAGCTACATTTTCGAAAGAGAAACCGGCCGAAAAGAAAACAGTTGTAAACCCTACCACGTTGGAGCTTGGGCAGTTGAAATATTTTGCTATGCTGCGGTATGAAGGCGCTACCGTAATTGAAGCAGATGTGGACACAGGCGTTTACCATATTACCTATAAGCAGAATAGTGATTTTGATATGCTTAGCACAGACGGGTCATTTTTTGATGTCTATAATGAGTTCATCCTGCACTGTACCCATCCGGACGATCAGGTGGGCTTTGATGCAAAAACATATTTTTATGATTTTATAGCCAGCGGCAGCCTGGCAAAGACACGCCGTTACCGCATCCTCCGCGGTGCGTCGGGAGATTTTGCGTGGTATAAAGCAACGTCTCTGCGAATCACGGCGGACAACCCGGCGATTCACAAAATCATGATCATCTGGAAAGAAGCGCCGGAGGAGCCGCGCGATACACCGGAGCAAAATATCGCCCGGCTGCCCAACGAGGCCAATGCGCTGGTAGCCGCGATGCAGTGCGCCTACGATCAATATGGCACGATTATGAATATCAACGACGGTTTCATGGCCTTGCTGGGTTACAGCCGGGCAGAGCTTATATCTCATTTCCAAAATCATTACATAGAGCTGGTTTGTGCGGAAGACCGGGCAGCCATGCTGAAAAATGTCCACAGACAGCTCAGCAGAAAAAATGTCTTTGAAACGGAGTACCGCGTTCAGACCAAAGGCGGCCGCATTCTTTGGGTTTTGGACAAAAGCCAGCTTTTGACAAAGCCGGATGGTACGGAATATATCAATACGATTCTGACCGATATCACCAAGACTAAACAGGAACAGGAAGAACTGCGGCTGAGCATGGAGCGGCATCAGATCATCATGGAGCAGTCCAATGACATTATCTTTGAATGGGATATTCGAAAAAACAAGATCTTTTATTCCGCGAACTGGGAAAAGAAATATGGATATACGCCTATTTCTGAAGAAATCGATTTGTATATTGCAAACTCATCCCATATTCATCCGGTGGATGTTCCCGCCTTTTTAAACCTGATGCACAGCGTCTCCTCCGGCGCACCCTATGGGGAGGCGGAGCTGCGCATTGCGAATGCGGACGGACAATATATCTGGAACCGGCTGCGCGCCACCACCCAGTTTGACCAAAGCGGGAAGCCAGTTAAGGCCGTAGGCGTGATCTTGGATATCGGCGCGGAAAAGCAGCGGGTTCAGGATCTGATCGACAAATCTGAGCGCGATCCCCTCACCCATCTGTTTAACCGGGAAGCTACCGAGCGCAGGATTCAGCATATTTTTGAGAAAGCGGAGCCGGACTGCAAATCCGCCATGATGATCATTGATCTGGACAATTTTAAGATGGTGAACGACACCTTTGGGCACCTGTTTGGCAACGTGGTATTGGCGGAAGTTGCCGCGCAGATGCGGCTGATGTTCCGTCCGGGCGATATCCTTTCCCGCATCGGCGGCGACGAGTTTCTGGTCTACATGAATGATATTTCCAGCAAAAATGGGCCCTGCATTCGGGCGGGGCAGCTCATTGAGGGGATTCGGGGCGTTTTGCGGGAGAAGCTGGGCAGTTTTATCCTGTCCTGCAGCATAGGACTTGCTTACTTTCCAGAGGACGCCCGTGATTTTCAGAATCTGTTCCACTGCTGCGACCAGGCCCTGTATCAAGCAAAAGCCCAGGGGAAAAATCGGTATGCGCTCTATGACAAAGCTATCATGGAGCAGTGGGGAGACTCCCCTGGGCATCCACGGATGATCGCAACGACCCGGATTGAATCCAATGAGACCTATGAACAGGATACCGTGGAGACGATCCAGCAGGTTTTCCGGGTATTGTACGGGGCGATGGATATGGAACAGGCAATACAAAGCGTCCTTTCGCTGTTGGGGCAGAAGTATCAGGTGAATCGCGCCTATCTGGTAGAAAGCGTGGAAAAAGGCAGCCAGGAGAAGGCAATCTATGAGTGGTGCGCGGATGGGACGGTCCCGCTGAAGGAGAAATTTCCGCATCTGCCGTATTACGATGTTCAGGCCACCAATCATCTGCTTGACGCCAGCGGAATCTTTAACTGCCCCGATGCTGATATGCTGCCGGAGAGAGAACTTGAGCTGCTTCGCGCCCGCAGCGCCGAGGCTGTGCTTGGCTGCGCGTTTTTTGACGGTACGGAGTTTACGGGTTTCATCGGGTTTGACAGTGGGAGGAAAAGGCGGTGGACACAGGGACAGATCAGCGTTTTGAGCTTTTTATCGGAATGGCTGTCCGCTTTCCTCATTAAGAAGCGCGCGCAGGACAGTCTGGCAAACCTTAGTCAAAATCTTTGTTCTCTACTGGATGCACAGAGTTCCTGGATTTATGTGGTGGACCCGGATACCTATACGCTCAAGTACCTCAATGCACAGGCACAGCGTTTGCTTCCTGGCGCTGAAGTCGGCACGCCCTGTTATGAGGCGCTTTTTGGGCGCGGTACGCCCTGTGAGCGGTGCCCGATGAAAGAAAAACTGACCTGCCCGGAGAGAGCGGAGCAGATGGAGCTTTATAATTCCAGGTTAAAGATTTGGAATCTGGCGGAGGCATCTACTATAAAGTGGGACGGTGCGGACGCTTGCATGATCGCCTGTCAGAACATCACCAGATATAAGGCGTAG
- a CDS encoding hybrid sensor histidine kinase/response regulator — protein MRERTELEAALAAELGMYREIADEAADTLCVVEQKSHEILYFHEAKKLIPNTDGCVGKKCYEVFHGRATPCPFCTLRDGVPGEDREVESTWSQRLYRIHSRATNWNGKPAFIQLLRDVTEEEAERQKKKRLEEYFQTLADSLPGGVSVVRRQKDWTITPEYLSSGFADMTHTSLDQAWETYRQDALGGVHPDDVERIKAELEEAFANIDRHYELTYRLLDGTGGYIWVSNTLTMLPDEDGGLRQYCYIRDITKEREEQERTRAQYKKLILQHYQEPGENTLVLGHCNISQNKILEINDFTSSGSMKSLGMDRESFFTAISQMIVDAGDRQKFLDRYLSAPLLEAYRRKELEQSFTCLTQFPGERVGRYAQYKVNLVEDPDSGDLTGILSVTDITEQIVADLVPQRLSDTGYDHILVLDIPSDRCTVFAGDWHAARVPSSRGGDYTQWKDRLLESCILPKDRDTYRKYLNTDYIMGHLKENGAFSFDYSMVDEDENIKVKRMTVFAIDLRLGRVGLSQMDVTETVREQQSLLNMLAYTFEIASFIDISTKRMVMHTRETVLEDLSPLTFEDCDSRIQAGLAPYNTAGQNMDEVRRRFLLDTILEQLKEHPLGYDFVCSYQGEDSLQYKKINILWGDRNHRTVCIVRADVTEMLAEERKNKQKLEDALSLAKQASQAKTDFFSTMSHDIRTPMNAIMGMTELALSRPENPDYVKECLGKISLSSKHLLNLINDVLDMSKIEHREMELNRECLSLNELVEQVCTMVRPQALEKHQQFYVKIGTISHEYFYGDGLRINQILINILGNAVKFTPEGGQVDFLVDELPAVNGAHYQFVIRDTGMGMSPEFLARVFEPFARGMRVSRVQGTGLGLSITKGLVERMGGTIFAESQEGKGSLFQIDLEFEAGTEAPAGINEKEHPNIPEKAADILAGRYFLVAEDNEINAEILQSLLEIHGAGSQLETDGKKAVEAFWANPPGTFDAILMDIQMPVMNGYEATHAIRELTREDAGTIPIIAMTANAFAEDVQTALEAGMTAHVAKPIDLDVLKTTLKNALL, from the coding sequence ATGAGAGAACGCACTGAGCTTGAAGCAGCTTTAGCTGCCGAGTTGGGAATGTATCGGGAAATCGCTGATGAAGCGGCCGACACCCTCTGCGTAGTGGAACAGAAGAGCCATGAGATCCTCTATTTTCATGAGGCAAAAAAGTTAATTCCCAATACGGACGGCTGTGTTGGGAAAAAATGCTATGAGGTGTTTCATGGACGGGCAACGCCTTGCCCATTCTGCACCCTCCGGGATGGAGTGCCTGGAGAGGACAGAGAGGTGGAATCCACCTGGAGCCAGCGGCTCTATCGCATCCATAGCCGGGCGACGAATTGGAATGGAAAACCGGCCTTCATCCAGCTCCTCCGTGATGTGACCGAGGAGGAGGCGGAACGGCAGAAGAAAAAACGGCTGGAAGAATACTTTCAAACGCTGGCGGACAGCCTGCCCGGCGGTGTGAGCGTAGTACGCCGCCAGAAAGACTGGACCATCACTCCGGAATATTTATCATCCGGCTTTGCGGATATGACGCATACTTCGTTGGATCAGGCCTGGGAAACCTACAGGCAGGATGCGCTGGGCGGCGTCCATCCGGACGATGTGGAGCGGATCAAGGCGGAACTGGAAGAGGCGTTTGCCAACATAGACCGCCACTATGAACTCACCTACCGCCTGCTGGACGGCACAGGCGGATATATATGGGTTAGCAATACGCTGACGATGCTGCCTGACGAGGACGGCGGCCTGCGGCAGTACTGCTATATTCGGGATATTACAAAAGAACGGGAAGAACAGGAGCGGACCAGGGCGCAGTATAAAAAGCTGATCCTGCAGCATTATCAGGAGCCGGGAGAGAATACGCTGGTGCTTGGGCACTGCAACATCTCACAAAATAAAATTCTGGAGATCAATGATTTTACCAGTTCAGGTTCCATGAAATCCCTTGGTATGGACCGGGAGTCGTTCTTTACAGCCATTTCACAGATGATCGTGGACGCTGGAGACCGGCAAAAATTTTTGGATCGGTATCTCTCCGCTCCGCTGCTGGAGGCCTACCGCCGAAAAGAATTGGAGCAGAGCTTTACCTGCCTGACCCAATTTCCAGGCGAACGAGTGGGACGCTATGCGCAGTATAAGGTGAATCTGGTGGAAGATCCGGACAGCGGGGACCTTACCGGCATCCTGTCCGTAACCGATATTACGGAGCAGATAGTGGCCGATTTGGTGCCGCAGCGCTTATCGGATACCGGCTATGACCACATCCTTGTTCTGGATATACCCAGTGATCGCTGCACGGTGTTTGCCGGCGACTGGCATGCGGCCCGTGTGCCGTCGTCTCGGGGCGGCGATTATACCCAGTGGAAGGACCGCCTGCTGGAAAGCTGCATCCTGCCAAAAGATCGGGACACATATCGGAAATATTTGAATACCGATTACATAATGGGACATTTGAAAGAAAACGGTGCGTTTAGCTTCGATTATTCCATGGTGGATGAGGATGAAAATATTAAAGTCAAGCGCATGACCGTATTTGCGATTGACCTTCGGCTGGGCAGGGTGGGACTGTCCCAGATGGATGTAACGGAAACAGTCAGAGAACAGCAGAGCCTTTTAAATATGCTGGCTTACACTTTTGAAATCGCCTCTTTTATTGATATCAGTACGAAGCGAATGGTCATGCACACGCGCGAGACGGTGCTGGAAGATCTCTCTCCCTTGACCTTTGAGGACTGTGATTCTCGCATTCAGGCCGGTTTGGCCCCCTACAATACGGCCGGACAGAATATGGACGAGGTCCGGCGGCGGTTTCTGTTGGATACCATACTGGAGCAATTAAAGGAGCATCCCTTGGGCTATGATTTTGTATGTTCCTATCAGGGAGAAGATAGTCTTCAGTACAAAAAGATCAATATCCTGTGGGGCGACCGGAATCATCGAACCGTGTGCATCGTGCGTGCAGACGTCACGGAAATGCTGGCGGAGGAACGGAAAAATAAGCAGAAGTTGGAAGATGCGCTTTCTCTGGCCAAGCAGGCCAGCCAGGCTAAGACTGATTTTTTCTCCACCATGAGCCACGATATCCGCACCCCAATGAATGCCATCATGGGTATGACGGAGTTGGCGCTTAGCCGTCCGGAGAACCCGGATTATGTAAAAGAATGTCTTGGGAAGATTTCTCTTTCCTCCAAACATTTGCTGAACCTGATCAACGATGTTCTGGATATGAGCAAGATCGAACACCGGGAGATGGAGCTGAATCGGGAATGTCTCTCCTTGAACGAACTGGTGGAACAGGTTTGCACAATGGTCAGGCCCCAGGCGCTTGAAAAGCATCAGCAGTTCTATGTGAAAATCGGGACTATCTCTCATGAATACTTCTATGGGGACGGCTTGCGGATTAATCAGATACTGATCAACATTTTGGGCAATGCAGTGAAGTTTACGCCCGAAGGCGGCCAGGTGGATTTCCTGGTGGATGAACTCCCTGCCGTGAACGGTGCGCATTACCAGTTCGTAATCAGGGATACAGGCATGGGAATGTCGCCGGAGTTTCTTGCCCGTGTTTTTGAGCCCTTTGCCAGAGGTATGCGTGTAAGCCGCGTCCAGGGTACTGGCCTGGGGCTGAGCATCACCAAAGGTTTGGTGGAGCGGATGGGCGGAACGATTTTTGCAGAAAGTCAGGAGGGCAAGGGTTCCCTGTTTCAAATTGATTTGGAGTTTGAAGCGGGAACCGAAGCCCCGGCGGGCATAAACGAAAAAGAGCATCCGAATATCCCTGAAAAAGCTGCAGATATTCTGGCAGGGCGCTACTTTCTGGTTGCGGAGGACAATGAAATCAACGCAGAGATTCTGCAGAGCCTGCTGGAGATACATGGCGCCGGATCACAATTGGAAACAGATGGTAAAAAAGCAGTAGAGGCATTTTGGGCGAATCCGCCGGGGACTTTTGACGCCATATTGATGGATATTCAGATGCCGGTGATGAATGGATATGAGGCGACCCATGCCATCCGGGAACTGACCCGGGAAGATGCCGGCACGATCCCCATCATCGCCATGACGGCTAACGCCTTTGCCGAAGATGTGCAGACCGCGCTGGAAGCGGGGATGACCGCCCACGTGGCCAAACCCATTGATCTGGATGTGCTGAAAACGACTCTAAAAAACGCGCTGTTATAA